The Azotosporobacter soli genome includes a region encoding these proteins:
- the allD gene encoding ureidoglycolate dehydrogenase, producing MSSQEMIVVKKAELHQLIKNKLMKAGLPDDHAQEVANHLSYADSRGVHSHGAVRVEYYSERIAKGGSNAKPNFSFRKTGPCTGIYEGDNAVGMVVAKNGMIEAIKMAKENGIGFVGMRELGHCGTLSYFLRMATDENMIAMSMCQSDPMVVPYGSADPYFGTNPIGFAAPCAGRSPIVFDMATTVGAWGKVLDARAKNKPIPETWAVDKNGRPTTDPFAVGGLLAIAGSKGYGLMMMVDILCGSLLGVPFGGHVSSMYADLSAGRELGQIHLVINPDYFTTLDTFKNNVSKMVGEIHELRPAEGFDRVLVPGESSEKKALEYERNGIPIVKEIYDYLVSEDVHYNRYEGKSAFASDTLD from the coding sequence ATGAGTAGTCAGGAAATGATCGTCGTAAAAAAAGCGGAGTTGCATCAGTTGATTAAAAATAAGTTGATGAAGGCGGGTTTGCCGGATGATCATGCGCAGGAAGTGGCGAACCATTTGAGCTATGCAGACAGCCGCGGCGTGCATTCGCATGGCGCAGTGCGTGTGGAGTATTATTCGGAACGGATCGCAAAAGGCGGCAGCAACGCGAAACCGAATTTTTCTTTCAGAAAAACAGGACCTTGTACCGGCATCTACGAAGGCGATAATGCAGTCGGCATGGTCGTGGCGAAAAACGGCATGATCGAAGCGATAAAAATGGCGAAAGAGAACGGCATTGGTTTTGTCGGCATGCGCGAACTGGGACATTGCGGAACCCTTTCTTATTTCCTGCGCATGGCTACCGATGAAAACATGATTGCGATGTCGATGTGCCAGTCCGATCCGATGGTCGTGCCTTATGGCTCCGCCGATCCTTATTTTGGCACAAACCCGATCGGTTTTGCCGCACCTTGCGCGGGGCGTTCGCCGATTGTCTTTGATATGGCGACTACCGTCGGCGCATGGGGCAAAGTGTTGGATGCCAGAGCGAAAAACAAGCCGATCCCTGAAACCTGGGCGGTAGATAAGAACGGACGTCCTACGACCGATCCATTTGCGGTAGGCGGTCTTTTGGCCATTGCCGGTTCAAAAGGCTACGGCTTGATGATGATGGTGGATATTTTGTGCGGTTCTTTGCTCGGCGTTCCATTTGGCGGTCATGTAAGCTCGATGTACGCCGACCTTTCCGCCGGACGCGAGCTGGGGCAAATTCATCTGGTCATTAATCCGGATTATTTCACGACGCTCGACACCTTCAAGAACAATGTAAGTAAGATGGTGGGAGAAATTCATGAACTCCGCCCCGCGGAAGGGTTCGACAGGGTGTTGGTTCCCGGTGAATCTTCCGAGAAGAAAGCGCTGGAATATGAGCGCAACGGAATTCCGATCGTAAAGGAAATTTATGATTATCTTGTAAGCGAAGACGTGCATTACAACCGTTACGAGGGAAAAAGCGCTTTCGCATCGGATACGCTGGATTAA
- a CDS encoding HD-GYP domain-containing protein, giving the protein MNLISTKDLVPGMCIENDMVDAEGLVKLLAKGAVLDQAQIERLGNWGAYVRVDDAEAAARRQELAENKARTEFVNSYKETIEKITYTFRQLERNRSVPIVEILEIVDQKINFLVESIGALDYLHGIRCHSEHTFNHALNVAVLTGILGKWCGYKEAELRNLILAGLLHDIGKLVLPLAVLDKPGRLSAEEFAIIKTHPREGYRVVEADGQIGENVKQVILQHHERMDGSGYPRGMVGAEIHEAAKIVSIADVYDAITSDRPYQKKATPFKALDILREEMFEKLEPNICMIFLDSMRDYFTGSRVLLSNGEKAKIISFTPNVKSFTKPVVCMSSGVLVDLQTTDIYI; this is encoded by the coding sequence ATGAATTTGATTTCAACAAAAGATTTGGTGCCGGGCATGTGCATCGAAAATGATATGGTCGATGCGGAAGGTTTGGTGAAATTACTGGCTAAAGGGGCCGTGCTTGACCAGGCGCAGATCGAAAGGCTTGGCAATTGGGGCGCGTATGTTCGCGTAGATGATGCCGAAGCGGCGGCGCGGCGGCAAGAGCTTGCGGAAAATAAGGCGCGAACGGAGTTTGTAAACAGCTATAAGGAGACAATTGAGAAGATAACTTATACGTTTCGGCAGTTGGAAAGAAACAGATCGGTTCCTATTGTCGAAATTCTTGAGATTGTCGATCAAAAAATCAATTTCTTGGTGGAATCGATCGGTGCGTTGGATTATTTGCATGGCATACGCTGTCATAGCGAGCATACGTTTAACCACGCCTTAAATGTGGCGGTACTGACCGGAATCTTGGGCAAATGGTGCGGCTATAAAGAGGCGGAATTGCGGAACCTGATCTTAGCGGGACTACTGCACGATATTGGCAAGCTGGTTCTTCCTTTGGCGGTGCTCGATAAACCGGGACGTTTGTCGGCCGAGGAGTTTGCCATTATTAAGACGCATCCGAGGGAAGGGTATCGAGTAGTCGAAGCGGATGGACAGATTGGCGAAAATGTGAAGCAAGTGATTTTGCAGCATCACGAAAGAATGGACGGCAGCGGATATCCACGAGGGATGGTCGGCGCTGAAATTCATGAGGCGGCCAAAATTGTTTCTATCGCCGATGTCTATGATGCTATAACATCCGACCGGCCTTATCAAAAGAAAGCGACGCCGTTTAAGGCGCTCGACATCTTGCGCGAGGAAATGTTCGAAAAACTCGAGCCGAATATCTGCATGATCTTTCTCGACAGTATGCGCGATTATTTTACTGGAAGTCGGGTGCTGTTAAGTAACGGAGAAAAAGCGAAAATCATTTCATTTACGCCTAACGTCAAAAGCTTTACAAAGCCGGTTGTCTGCATGTCGAGCGGCGTGCTTGTCGATCTGCAGACAACAGACATATATATATAG